One genomic window of Priestia filamentosa includes the following:
- a CDS encoding YitT family protein, with translation MYVERLKYVIQSSVRKTSLYRRIFFVLCGAMLVAVSLELFLVRNSVIDGGIVGVSLILSHLSSFEAGPLLLLLNSPFLLVGYQYMGRRFVFLSMLAIFALWSGMFLLKPYPVLTTNPFVVIGVGGTILGLGIGLIIRYGGALDGTEILAILLSKRTRFSIGQYVMIFNFIIFGSSIFVFGMREAFYSLVTYFIAYNIIDLSVQDQ, from the coding sequence ATGTACGTTGAACGATTGAAATATGTAATTCAAAGCAGTGTTAGAAAAACATCTTTATACAGGAGAATTTTTTTTGTTCTTTGTGGAGCAATGCTTGTTGCCGTTTCTTTGGAGCTTTTCCTCGTGAGAAACAGCGTTATTGATGGGGGGATTGTTGGGGTAAGCCTCATTCTCTCTCACCTTTCATCTTTTGAAGCAGGCCCTCTTCTTCTTTTATTAAATAGTCCTTTTCTTCTTGTAGGATATCAATATATGGGAAGGCGATTTGTATTTCTAAGTATGCTTGCCATTTTTGCATTATGGAGCGGAATGTTTTTGTTGAAACCATACCCGGTTCTTACAACAAACCCTTTTGTTGTAATTGGCGTAGGAGGAACAATTTTAGGGCTTGGAATAGGATTGATTATTCGTTATGGAGGAGCTTTAGATGGGACGGAGATTTTAGCTATTTTATTAAGTAAGAGAACAAGATTCTCTATCGGTCAATATGTGATGATCTTTAATTTTATTATCTTTGGAAGTTCTATTTTTGTATTTGGAATGAGAGAAGCCTTTTACTCTCTTGTTACGTACTTTATTGCCTATAATATTATTGACTTGTCTGTCCAAGATCAATAG